A region of Pseudarthrobacter sp. NIBRBAC000502770 DNA encodes the following proteins:
- a CDS encoding dihydrofolate reductase family protein, which translates to MRKVTAGLFHSVDGVVSEPFKFQFDSFDAELGEGLTRMINTVDTVVLGRVSYQEWAGYWPTAPQDQDFAAFINPVEKFVASRTLTGPLEWENSHLMDAPLEDFVAGLKERDGGEIAVCGSISVVRQLLFAGLLDSLQLMTHPVIAGSGRRLFEDGDPLTRLVLQDQSTTSKGNVLSTYGVRAND; encoded by the coding sequence ATGCGCAAAGTCACCGCCGGCCTGTTCCACTCCGTGGACGGTGTGGTGTCCGAACCGTTCAAGTTCCAGTTCGACAGCTTTGACGCAGAGCTCGGCGAGGGCCTGACCAGGATGATCAACACCGTGGACACAGTGGTCCTGGGCCGGGTCAGCTACCAGGAGTGGGCTGGGTACTGGCCTACCGCCCCGCAGGACCAGGACTTCGCAGCGTTCATCAACCCCGTGGAGAAGTTCGTCGCCTCGCGGACGCTGACGGGGCCTCTGGAATGGGAAAACTCGCATCTCATGGATGCACCGCTTGAGGATTTCGTTGCGGGCCTGAAAGAGCGCGACGGCGGCGAAATCGCCGTGTGCGGGAGCATCTCGGTGGTGAGGCAGCTGCTGTTCGCCGGGCTGCTGGACTCGCTGCAGCTGATGACCCACCCGGTGATTGCCGGCAGCGGCCGCCGGCTGTTCGAGGACGGGGACCCGTTGACCCGCCTGGTACTGCAGGACCAGTCCACCACCAGCAAGGGCAACGTGCTGAGCACCTATGGGGTGCGCGCCAACGATTAG
- a CDS encoding glycosyltransferase family 1 protein, giving the protein MRIAIVAESFLPLMNGVTHSILRVLDHLQERGDDVLVIAPSAQEGAEPGRVKGAEVHRLPAVPLAGYTNVRVALGGVYRVKRILAEYAPDVVHLASPFVLGWRAAQAAHQLGIPTVAIYQTEVPSYAARYGVPFLENWAWNRVENIHLLASRTLVPSTFALNQLRGRGIPRVRMWRRGVDTARFSPEKRDDGWRASVAPDGERIIGYVGRLAIEKQVEDLAALAGIPNTRLVVVGDGPQRAALEAALPQAVFTGFLGGEDLARTVASFDLFVHPGEFETFCQTIQEAMASGVPVVATGRGGPLDLVENSRTGWLYEPGDLSAMRARVQDLMGDDAKRRAFAAAAHASVQERTWPALCTELVQHYTDVIAAVPAPPRKASKAGATS; this is encoded by the coding sequence GTGAGGATCGCAATCGTCGCCGAATCATTCCTGCCGTTGATGAACGGCGTCACCCATTCAATCCTTCGGGTCCTGGACCACCTCCAGGAGCGTGGTGACGACGTACTGGTCATCGCCCCGTCAGCGCAGGAGGGAGCCGAGCCGGGCCGGGTCAAAGGGGCGGAGGTCCACCGGCTGCCGGCAGTCCCGCTGGCCGGCTACACGAATGTACGGGTGGCACTGGGAGGTGTGTACCGGGTCAAGCGAATCCTTGCCGAGTACGCGCCGGACGTTGTGCATCTCGCCTCGCCGTTCGTCCTGGGCTGGCGCGCAGCGCAGGCGGCACACCAGCTCGGCATCCCCACGGTGGCGATCTACCAGACCGAAGTTCCCAGCTATGCGGCCCGGTACGGCGTTCCCTTCCTTGAAAACTGGGCCTGGAACAGGGTGGAGAACATCCACCTGCTGGCCTCACGCACCCTTGTGCCCTCCACGTTCGCGCTGAACCAGTTGCGCGGACGGGGCATCCCGCGGGTACGGATGTGGCGCCGCGGGGTGGACACCGCCAGGTTTTCGCCGGAAAAGCGCGACGACGGGTGGCGGGCTTCGGTTGCCCCGGACGGTGAACGCATCATCGGCTACGTGGGCAGGCTGGCCATCGAAAAGCAGGTGGAAGACCTTGCCGCCCTCGCCGGCATTCCCAACACCAGGCTGGTGGTGGTGGGCGACGGCCCGCAACGGGCAGCCCTTGAGGCGGCCCTCCCCCAGGCGGTATTCACCGGCTTCCTGGGCGGTGAGGACCTGGCGCGGACGGTGGCATCCTTCGACCTGTTCGTCCATCCGGGTGAGTTCGAAACCTTCTGCCAGACCATCCAGGAGGCCATGGCGTCAGGTGTCCCGGTGGTGGCCACGGGCCGGGGCGGACCACTGGACCTGGTGGAGAATTCACGCACCGGCTGGCTCTACGAACCGGGTGACCTGTCCGCCATGCGCGCCCGGGTGCAGGACCTGATGGGCGACGACGCCAAACGCCGCGCCTTCGCAGCCGCGGCCCACGCCTCGGTCCAGGAGAGGACCTGGCCGGCGCTTTGCACGGAACTGGTACAGCACTATACGGACGTCATTGCGGCAGTCCCCGCGCCGCCGCGGAAGGCTTCAAAGGCAGGAGCAACATCATGA
- a CDS encoding HAD family hydrolase, giving the protein MSSQTQRPRAIFLDIDGTYADHGLAPEAHVDAVRTARKLGHQVFVCTGRPLSMVPGHILDAGFDGTITGAGARVEVGGEVLRDARFEPGLAARLVETLDAHGAAYILEAPEALHGRTGVDRRLREVLGPIFAGRPQHDGILSTDVDPLEDILGPMQYSDDLRATSYAKISCFDSPVPLTRLLADFGPGVGLIPSSLSALGDRAGEIFMAGTHKAVGIQIVEARLGLDRADIVAIGDSANDIEMLEYAAVGIAVEGGHPAVLAVADRITAPPAGNGVALAFRELGLLD; this is encoded by the coding sequence ATGTCCAGCCAGACCCAGCGGCCGCGGGCCATATTCCTTGACATCGACGGCACCTACGCCGACCACGGGCTGGCTCCCGAGGCGCACGTCGACGCCGTCCGGACCGCCCGCAAGCTCGGCCACCAGGTGTTCGTCTGCACCGGGCGTCCACTCTCCATGGTCCCAGGGCACATCCTGGACGCCGGCTTCGACGGCACCATTACCGGAGCTGGTGCCAGGGTGGAGGTAGGCGGTGAAGTCCTCAGGGACGCCCGCTTTGAACCTGGGCTCGCGGCGCGCCTCGTCGAAACGCTCGATGCCCACGGTGCCGCCTACATCCTGGAAGCGCCGGAGGCACTGCACGGCCGCACAGGCGTGGACCGCCGGCTCCGGGAGGTCCTCGGGCCCATCTTTGCCGGCCGCCCCCAGCATGACGGCATCCTCAGCACGGATGTCGATCCGCTGGAGGACATCCTGGGACCGATGCAGTACAGCGACGATCTCCGCGCCACCTCCTACGCCAAAATCTCCTGCTTCGACTCACCGGTGCCGCTGACCCGCCTGCTGGCGGACTTCGGCCCCGGGGTGGGGCTGATCCCCAGCTCGCTGTCGGCGCTGGGGGACCGGGCCGGGGAGATCTTCATGGCCGGCACCCACAAAGCCGTCGGCATCCAGATTGTGGAAGCCCGGCTCGGACTGGACCGGGCGGACATCGTGGCCATCGGCGACAGCGCCAACGACATCGAAATGCTTGAGTACGCGGCCGTTGGCATCGCGGTGGAAGGTGGCCATCCCGCAGTGCTTGCCGTGGCGGACCGGATCACCGCCCCGCCCGCCGGCAACGGCGTGGCGCTGGCGTTCCGGGAGCTGGGACTGCTGGACTAG
- a CDS encoding UDP-glucose/GDP-mannose dehydrogenase family protein → MKISVIGCGYLGAVHAATLASMGHSVVGIDVDPGKAAQLAQGTAPFHEPGLDELLAHGRATGRLRFSTDPAEARTAQVHFLCVGTPQDKTSDAADLTFLVSALEGLLPHLAAGAVVVGKSTVPVGTVDMLREIFARRPDVLLGWNPEFLRQGTAVKDSLVPDRLVYGVEGGRPAAFNPHTGAPTGVTAALDAVYEPLLAAGIPRLVCNFATAELIKSAANAYLATKVSFINAVAELCDAAGADITELSEAMGLDPRIGSRYLHAGLGFGGGCLPKDIRSFRTQAATLGVPAVEQWMRLVDTVNLGQRERTVGLAAELCGGTPAGRSITVLGASFKPDTDDIRDSPALDVADRLAAAGAHVTVTDPKAVNLAWRRYPRLRFEASAARALQDAELVLLLTEWDEYRQLCPAAAGQQVRRRVVLDARNVLDAAAWQEQGWVVRGLGTSSGAVTAAAVR, encoded by the coding sequence ATGAAGATATCCGTGATCGGCTGTGGGTACCTCGGCGCTGTCCACGCGGCAACCCTTGCATCCATGGGCCACAGCGTTGTGGGCATCGACGTGGATCCCGGCAAGGCGGCCCAGCTGGCACAGGGAACCGCACCGTTCCATGAACCGGGGCTTGACGAGCTCCTGGCGCACGGCCGCGCCACCGGACGGCTGCGCTTCTCCACGGATCCGGCCGAGGCGCGCACTGCCCAGGTGCACTTCCTGTGCGTGGGGACGCCGCAGGACAAGACGTCCGACGCCGCCGACCTTACCTTCCTGGTATCAGCCCTGGAAGGGCTGCTGCCGCACCTGGCGGCGGGCGCCGTCGTCGTGGGCAAATCCACGGTGCCCGTCGGCACGGTGGACATGCTCCGGGAGATCTTCGCACGGCGGCCGGACGTGCTGCTCGGCTGGAATCCCGAATTCCTGCGGCAGGGCACCGCCGTCAAGGACTCACTGGTTCCGGACCGGCTGGTCTACGGCGTTGAAGGCGGCCGCCCCGCCGCCTTCAACCCCCACACCGGGGCACCGACGGGGGTGACTGCGGCCCTGGACGCCGTCTATGAGCCGCTGCTGGCTGCCGGAATCCCGCGGCTCGTCTGCAATTTCGCCACGGCTGAACTCATCAAGTCTGCCGCGAACGCGTACTTGGCCACGAAGGTGAGCTTTATCAACGCCGTGGCCGAACTGTGCGACGCCGCAGGCGCCGACATCACGGAGCTCAGCGAGGCAATGGGGCTGGACCCGCGGATCGGCAGCCGGTACCTGCACGCCGGGCTCGGTTTCGGCGGCGGCTGCCTGCCGAAGGACATCCGCAGCTTCCGCACCCAGGCCGCCACCCTGGGAGTACCTGCGGTGGAGCAGTGGATGCGGCTGGTGGATACGGTGAACCTGGGCCAGCGGGAGCGCACGGTGGGACTCGCTGCAGAGTTGTGCGGCGGAACCCCCGCCGGGCGATCCATCACCGTACTGGGTGCATCCTTCAAGCCCGACACCGACGATATCCGCGACTCCCCCGCCCTGGATGTTGCGGACCGGCTGGCCGCTGCCGGGGCGCACGTCACCGTCACCGACCCCAAAGCGGTCAATCTTGCCTGGCGCCGCTACCCGCGGCTTCGGTTCGAGGCCTCCGCTGCGCGGGCGCTCCAGGATGCCGAGCTGGTGCTGCTCCTCACCGAGTGGGATGAATACCGGCAACTGTGTCCCGCCGCGGCCGGGCAACAGGTACGACGCCGGGTGGTCCTGGACGCACGCAACGTGCTGGATGCGGCGGCCTGGCAGGAACAGGGCTGGGTGGTCCGCGGACTCGGAACGTCCTCCGGCGCCGTGACGGCGGCCGCGGTGCGTTGA
- the rlmC gene encoding 23S rRNA (uracil(747)-C(5))-methyltransferase RlmC, which produces MRCSYFDAGTCRSCTHMGRPYGEQLAGKQLHCQTLLAGHTELEWLEPVASQESGFRNKAKMVIGGTAQNPTIGILDADGHGVDLRKCGVCSPGLRAVFPVLATYIRRLRLTPYDVPKRTGELKHVIITESPAGEVMLRLVLRSEQTLPRIRKHLPELLADLPQVKVVSVNLLPEHKAVLEGDREILLTEQSTLEMRVNDINLHLRPQSFFQTNTGMAAALYRQGREWVNELAPASVWDLYCGVGGFALHSAAPSRTVTGIETSSEAIASARLSSDEAGLAGMEFQAGDATAFALAAERSPDLVIVNPPRRGIGKELCGWLESSDVQHVVYSSCNAQSLARDLAALPSFTARRARVLDMFPQTTHYEVMVLLQRTA; this is translated from the coding sequence ATGCGCTGTTCCTACTTTGATGCCGGCACCTGCCGCTCCTGCACCCACATGGGCAGGCCGTACGGCGAACAGCTGGCCGGCAAGCAGCTGCACTGCCAGACCCTCCTCGCCGGACACACGGAACTGGAGTGGCTGGAGCCCGTGGCCAGCCAGGAGTCCGGCTTCCGCAACAAAGCCAAGATGGTGATCGGCGGGACGGCACAAAACCCCACCATCGGAATCCTCGACGCTGACGGGCACGGCGTGGACCTGCGCAAATGCGGCGTTTGCTCCCCCGGCCTGCGCGCCGTCTTCCCGGTGCTGGCCACCTACATCCGCCGCCTCCGCCTGACCCCCTACGACGTTCCGAAACGCACCGGGGAACTCAAGCACGTCATCATCACCGAGTCCCCCGCCGGTGAGGTGATGCTCCGCCTGGTCCTCCGCTCCGAGCAGACCCTGCCACGGATCCGGAAGCACCTCCCCGAACTCCTGGCCGACCTGCCGCAGGTCAAGGTGGTCTCCGTCAACCTGCTCCCGGAGCACAAAGCGGTGCTCGAAGGCGACCGCGAGATCCTGCTGACGGAGCAGTCCACCCTGGAGATGCGGGTCAATGACATCAACCTGCACCTGCGGCCGCAGAGCTTCTTCCAGACCAACACCGGCATGGCCGCGGCCCTGTACCGGCAGGGGCGGGAGTGGGTCAACGAGCTGGCGCCGGCCTCGGTGTGGGACCTGTACTGCGGCGTGGGCGGTTTCGCGCTGCACAGCGCTGCCCCGTCCCGTACAGTCACCGGCATCGAGACCAGCAGCGAGGCGATCGCCTCGGCCCGGCTCAGCAGTGACGAGGCTGGCCTGGCAGGCATGGAGTTCCAGGCCGGCGACGCCACCGCGTTCGCCCTCGCGGCGGAGCGGTCACCGGACCTGGTGATCGTGAACCCGCCGCGGCGCGGCATCGGCAAGGAGTTGTGCGGCTGGCTGGAGTCCTCGGACGTGCAGCACGTGGTGTACTCCAGCTGCAACGCCCAGTCGCTGGCCCGTGACCTGGCCGCGCTCCCTTCCTTTACCGCCCGGCGTGCCCGTGTCCTGGACATGTTCCCGCAGACCACGCACTACGAGGTCATGGTGCTGCTGCAACGGACGGCCTAG
- a CDS encoding bifunctional diguanylate cyclase/phosphodiesterase yields the protein MTGFLGRDNNVALQTFGAVMDASPDALLALAADGTVLAANAAAARLFGLPQEAFSGLDYRMLIGTGFHGEVALLLRQLLTLPEELPPPQEIIALGRDGTEFPVELAAAPLPHQDPQGPGDGPDGSGPPIARLLLSIRGTAHRKAADTNLREAMSLLTATLESTADGILVIGTDGTVAGFNDQFLTMWGIPPELMDGETGEPVLQLIMEQVADPVAFTARLGELQEDPAAESHDVVEFRDGRTFERYSRPQRVGENIVGRVWSFRDVTPRRKAQEQAHRAMMDLAVQAEKLRAMAFQDPLTGLANRAVFNDALAESLQEPRLKTVDVLLLDLDDFKEVNDILGHQAGDDMLIEVARRLRGCVPTADVVARLGGDEFVVLLTACPDADAIAACIVRCLHVPVTISGTVLRPSLSLGVASLGQDSMGPSELLRHADIAMYAAKAAGKNRFLRFHPEMMQALVQRTHMESGLQLAVPRGEITVDFQPIVSHRMGQVVQLEALARWDRGGERVPPSIFIPLAERTGLIGEIGAEVMATGMVQLARWLSEDPSRSLAVNVSGVQLQEPDFAEGVLKLAEASGVAPYQLVVEVTESVFFDADCSLIQQLSALRDAGARVALDDFGTGYSSLGRLQDLPVDTVKIDKTFVSMVRTGNERLPILSSMINMAHSLGLTVTAEGIETAAQADYLTALECDSLQGYLFSLPEPGDRLGQALSHAEEALHALKGR from the coding sequence ATGACCGGTTTTCTGGGCCGTGACAACAATGTGGCACTGCAAACTTTTGGCGCGGTCATGGATGCAAGTCCGGACGCACTTTTGGCCCTTGCTGCGGACGGGACCGTCCTGGCGGCGAATGCCGCGGCCGCCAGGTTGTTCGGACTGCCGCAGGAAGCCTTCTCCGGCCTGGATTACCGGATGCTTATCGGAACGGGCTTCCACGGCGAAGTGGCCCTTCTGCTGCGCCAGCTCCTCACCCTGCCGGAAGAGCTTCCGCCTCCGCAGGAAATCATCGCGCTGGGGCGGGACGGGACCGAGTTCCCGGTGGAACTTGCCGCCGCGCCCCTCCCCCACCAGGACCCGCAGGGGCCCGGGGACGGCCCAGACGGGAGCGGGCCGCCAATCGCCCGGCTGCTGCTTTCCATCCGCGGGACGGCACACCGCAAGGCAGCCGACACCAACCTCCGCGAGGCAATGTCGCTGTTGACGGCCACCCTTGAATCAACCGCAGACGGCATCCTGGTCATCGGGACCGACGGCACCGTCGCCGGATTCAACGACCAGTTCCTCACCATGTGGGGCATTCCGCCCGAGCTCATGGACGGCGAAACCGGGGAACCAGTGCTGCAGCTCATCATGGAGCAAGTGGCTGACCCTGTAGCTTTCACCGCCAGGCTGGGCGAACTTCAGGAGGACCCCGCGGCGGAAAGCCACGACGTTGTGGAATTCCGGGACGGCCGGACCTTCGAGCGTTATTCTCGCCCGCAACGTGTCGGCGAGAACATTGTGGGCCGGGTGTGGAGCTTCCGCGATGTTACGCCGCGGCGGAAGGCGCAGGAGCAGGCCCACCGGGCCATGATGGACCTCGCAGTCCAGGCGGAGAAGTTGCGTGCCATGGCCTTCCAGGACCCGCTGACGGGACTTGCCAACCGTGCGGTGTTCAACGATGCCTTGGCCGAATCGCTGCAGGAACCGCGGCTGAAGACGGTGGATGTCCTGCTCCTTGACCTGGATGACTTCAAGGAAGTCAACGACATCCTGGGCCACCAGGCCGGTGACGACATGCTCATCGAAGTGGCGCGCAGGCTCCGCGGTTGCGTCCCGACGGCCGACGTCGTGGCCCGGCTGGGCGGCGACGAGTTCGTGGTGCTCCTGACGGCTTGCCCCGACGCTGATGCCATCGCGGCCTGCATTGTGCGCTGCCTCCATGTGCCGGTGACCATCAGCGGCACCGTCCTTCGTCCCAGCCTGAGCCTGGGGGTGGCTTCCCTGGGCCAGGACAGCATGGGCCCTTCCGAGCTCCTGCGACACGCAGACATTGCGATGTATGCGGCCAAGGCTGCCGGCAAGAACCGGTTCCTGCGCTTCCACCCGGAGATGATGCAGGCGCTGGTGCAGCGGACACACATGGAGAGTGGACTGCAGCTGGCCGTTCCGCGCGGCGAGATAACCGTTGACTTCCAGCCGATCGTCTCCCACCGAATGGGGCAGGTGGTCCAGCTGGAGGCACTGGCCAGGTGGGACCGGGGCGGCGAGCGGGTGCCGCCGTCGATCTTCATCCCGCTCGCCGAGCGCACCGGACTGATTGGTGAGATCGGGGCCGAAGTGATGGCCACCGGAATGGTGCAGCTGGCACGGTGGCTCAGTGAGGATCCGTCGCGGTCCCTGGCCGTGAATGTCTCCGGCGTGCAGCTGCAGGAACCGGACTTCGCCGAGGGAGTCCTGAAGCTTGCCGAGGCCAGCGGCGTGGCACCGTATCAACTCGTGGTGGAGGTTACCGAGAGCGTGTTTTTCGACGCCGACTGCAGCCTGATCCAGCAGCTCAGCGCGCTGCGGGATGCGGGTGCCCGGGTAGCGCTGGACGATTTCGGCACCGGTTATTCGTCGCTGGGCCGGCTGCAGGACCTGCCCGTGGACACCGTCAAGATCGACAAGACCTTCGTGTCCATGGTGCGGACGGGGAACGAGCGGCTGCCGATCCTCAGTTCCATGATCAACATGGCGCACAGCCTGGGCCTGACGGTTACGGCGGAAGGGATAGAAACGGCCGCACAGGCGGACTACCTGACGGCGCTGGAGTGCGATTCGCTGCAGGGGTATCTGTTCTCACTGCCGGAGCCCGGTGACCGGCTGGGCCAGGCGTTGAGTCACGCAGAAGAGGCCCTCCATGCACTGAAGGGCAGGTAG
- a CDS encoding GlsB/YeaQ/YmgE family stress response membrane protein, translated as MGIIGFLILGLIAGAIAKAILPGRQGGGWVVTMVLGVVGAILGGWIGSLIFGGGLAEFFDLRTWLLAILGSIIVLLIYGAVTNRSGRRV; from the coding sequence ATGGGCATTATCGGATTTCTTATTTTGGGCCTGATTGCTGGAGCCATTGCAAAGGCCATCCTGCCGGGCCGCCAGGGCGGGGGCTGGGTGGTCACCATGGTCCTTGGTGTTGTCGGAGCCATCCTGGGCGGCTGGATCGGATCGTTGATCTTCGGCGGCGGCCTGGCGGAGTTCTTCGACCTCAGGACCTGGCTGCTGGCTATCCTCGGCTCGATCATCGTGCTGCTGATCTACGGCGCCGTCACCAACCGCAGCGGCCGCCGGGTGTAG
- a CDS encoding BTAD domain-containing putative transcriptional regulator has translation MGALRIGALGPLDVIAGGSPVVVKGGKQRIVLACLALRANSVVTADFLADVLWGDHPPARPGPQMQVYLANLRGLLEPGRPPGVGARHLLSRPGGYSLVVGEDELDLLQFRWLVALGQNAALEGNLPGAATCFRQAVRLFRGSPFPDLADIQAFRAELDQLEEMKLDTYQNLADIELARGRHSLLTGDLQRLVTNHPYREKLWESLALALYRDGRQADALAACRSARKVMVQDLGIEPSERLKELEILVLQQDQSLDAPAVGFLRQAEKVNSVPPAVTPMLGRDSEFEEVCSLYKQEGCRLVTVTGPGGTGKTRLALAVASHIGETMDDGVGWVSMATLTHPEQVPAAIASSLGLGDFGADEPLKMASRFLRQRRLLLVLDNFEHLEKAWPVVLDLLTGAPELRILATSRRRLGLRAEYEFELPPLALPPLDHILPPDVLREVPAVKLFLARGRAVRRHFGVDESNASLLTRVCHRVDGLPLAIELAAAQLRHHSLEELLGELEQGLTSLPGAFRDLPGRQQTITATIAWSYRLLGKGEQELFDHLGVFAANPTTTAVRSICCCVADSGEAEDAALGVLLSHSLVRCYTDTDGNERVGVLHSIREFARQRLLARADADAVYRRHASYYLQLAETLAPALWGYGQISAFRELKADTAEFRSALLWATGQRGSDEVALGLIGHLWHYWELTGNVLEQYREAVKLVERAPDVPPAVLAPALSGAATLSWIVGRYDQAATLHHRAAETFREAGNQQGVAWSLMCLSVQAAQSEDLVLAERLALEALTTPGRGYRTRVSALIVLSRVAYHNGRYDAALELAQECARLARPLGDGWLWGVVLTNLAESLEQAGELDAAERHLQEAVSAAFDLGAYGSLAAFLESLAGICVKKHRPDPAIRMLSATDAYRSDRGVPLEPAERRRIESFIAQARAEAGPVRFGLAWAAGRALTLAQAVAEAADLPQDQDDIRPVEGRTEIQAVAADYHPSTPWS, from the coding sequence ATGGGTGCACTGCGGATAGGGGCCCTCGGGCCGCTGGATGTCATTGCCGGCGGATCGCCCGTTGTGGTCAAAGGCGGCAAGCAGCGGATCGTCCTGGCATGCCTTGCCCTCAGGGCGAACTCCGTGGTGACTGCCGACTTCCTGGCAGATGTTTTATGGGGCGATCACCCGCCGGCGCGTCCGGGGCCGCAGATGCAGGTGTACTTGGCGAATCTGCGGGGCCTGCTGGAACCGGGCAGGCCGCCCGGCGTGGGAGCACGCCATTTGCTCAGCCGTCCCGGTGGCTACAGCCTGGTGGTCGGGGAAGACGAACTTGACCTGCTCCAGTTCCGCTGGTTGGTAGCTCTCGGCCAGAACGCAGCCCTGGAAGGAAACCTGCCCGGCGCTGCCACCTGCTTCCGCCAGGCTGTCCGACTGTTCAGAGGGAGCCCGTTCCCGGACCTTGCCGACATCCAGGCCTTCAGAGCCGAACTGGACCAGCTCGAGGAAATGAAGCTGGACACCTACCAAAACCTGGCAGACATCGAGCTTGCCCGCGGCCGCCACTCCTTGCTGACGGGGGACCTCCAGCGCCTGGTAACCAACCACCCCTACCGCGAAAAGCTGTGGGAATCATTGGCCCTCGCCCTTTACCGCGACGGCCGGCAGGCGGATGCGCTCGCAGCGTGCAGGTCCGCCAGAAAGGTGATGGTTCAGGATCTGGGTATCGAACCGTCAGAGCGGCTGAAGGAGCTCGAAATCCTGGTCCTGCAGCAGGACCAGTCCTTGGACGCCCCGGCCGTCGGTTTCCTGCGGCAGGCAGAGAAGGTCAACAGTGTGCCTCCTGCTGTCACGCCGATGCTCGGACGGGACTCGGAGTTTGAGGAGGTCTGTTCGCTCTATAAACAAGAGGGCTGCAGATTGGTTACGGTCACAGGACCCGGTGGAACAGGAAAGACACGGCTTGCCCTTGCCGTCGCCTCCCATATCGGCGAAACGATGGACGACGGCGTGGGCTGGGTGAGCATGGCAACGTTGACCCACCCGGAGCAGGTCCCTGCAGCCATTGCCTCCAGCCTGGGCCTTGGGGATTTTGGCGCGGACGAACCGCTCAAGATGGCTTCCCGGTTCCTGCGGCAACGACGGCTCCTGCTGGTGCTCGACAACTTCGAGCACCTGGAGAAGGCATGGCCGGTTGTGCTGGACCTGTTGACCGGGGCTCCGGAGCTGCGCATTCTGGCTACCAGCAGGAGGCGCCTGGGACTGCGCGCCGAATATGAATTCGAGCTGCCGCCGCTCGCATTGCCTCCGCTTGACCACATCCTCCCGCCTGACGTGCTTCGCGAGGTTCCTGCCGTCAAGTTGTTCCTTGCACGCGGCCGCGCTGTCCGCAGGCACTTCGGGGTTGACGAAAGCAACGCCTCATTACTCACCAGAGTCTGCCACCGGGTAGACGGCCTGCCGCTTGCCATTGAGCTGGCAGCCGCACAACTCCGCCATCACAGCCTGGAGGAGTTGCTCGGCGAGCTCGAACAAGGGCTCACATCGCTTCCCGGGGCTTTCCGGGACCTTCCCGGAAGGCAACAGACAATAACAGCGACCATCGCTTGGAGCTACCGCTTGCTAGGCAAAGGCGAACAGGAGCTCTTCGACCACCTTGGGGTCTTTGCTGCCAACCCGACCACGACTGCCGTCCGCAGCATCTGCTGTTGTGTGGCTGATTCGGGAGAGGCGGAGGATGCCGCCCTTGGTGTCCTCCTTAGCCACAGCCTGGTCCGCTGTTACACAGACACGGATGGCAACGAACGTGTCGGTGTCCTTCATTCCATCCGTGAGTTTGCCCGGCAGCGCCTGCTGGCGCGCGCGGACGCAGATGCTGTCTACCGCCGCCATGCCAGCTACTACCTGCAACTGGCGGAGACACTGGCTCCAGCGCTCTGGGGGTACGGCCAGATAAGCGCGTTCCGCGAACTGAAGGCTGATACGGCGGAGTTCCGCTCAGCCTTGCTGTGGGCTACCGGCCAACGGGGATCTGACGAGGTGGCGCTGGGCCTGATAGGACACCTGTGGCATTACTGGGAGCTCACGGGGAACGTGTTGGAACAGTATCGAGAAGCAGTGAAACTGGTGGAGCGCGCACCGGACGTACCTCCGGCTGTGCTTGCGCCGGCACTAAGCGGGGCCGCCACTCTGTCCTGGATTGTGGGCCGGTACGACCAGGCGGCAACTTTACATCACCGGGCAGCCGAGACGTTTCGCGAGGCAGGAAACCAGCAGGGCGTCGCCTGGTCCCTTATGTGCCTTTCGGTCCAGGCAGCGCAGAGCGAAGACCTCGTCCTGGCGGAACGGCTGGCTTTGGAAGCACTTACCACGCCCGGAAGAGGTTACCGGACCCGGGTCAGCGCCCTGATCGTCCTGTCACGGGTGGCCTATCACAACGGCCGATATGACGCCGCTTTGGAATTGGCGCAGGAGTGTGCCCGCCTGGCGCGGCCCCTTGGCGATGGTTGGTTATGGGGTGTCGTTTTGACCAACCTCGCTGAAAGCCTGGAACAGGCCGGCGAGTTGGATGCCGCTGAGCGGCATCTGCAGGAGGCGGTGTCGGCTGCCTTTGACCTCGGGGCGTACGGCAGCCTCGCGGCGTTCCTTGAGTCGCTGGCAGGGATCTGCGTCAAAAAACACCGTCCTGACCCGGCTATCCGGATGTTGTCGGCGACTGACGCGTACCGCTCTGACAGGGGTGTGCCGCTTGAGCCGGCCGAACGCCGTCGGATTGAGTCGTTCATCGCGCAGGCGCGGGCAGAGGCAGGCCCGGTTAGATTCGGGCTTGCCTGGGCGGCTGGGCGGGCTTTGACTCTCGCCCAAGCTGTGGCCGAAGCAGCCGACCTGCCGCAGGACCAAGATGACATCCGGCCGGTCGAAGGCCGGACGGAGATCCAAGCGGTCGCCGCGGACTACCACCCGTCCACGCCGTGGTCCTGA